The following coding sequences lie in one Xylocopa sonorina isolate GNS202 chromosome 7, iyXylSono1_principal, whole genome shotgun sequence genomic window:
- the LOC143425122 gene encoding tyrosine-protein phosphatase non-receptor type 11 isoform X1: MASRRWFHPNISGLEAERLLKERGFDSSFLARPSSSNPGDFTLSVRRNGEVTHIKIQNTGDFYDLYGGEKFATLSELVQFYMENGGQLREKNGDIIELKYPLNCADPTTERWFHGHLSAKEAERLMLERGKNGSFLVRESQSKPGDFVLSVRTDDRVTHVIIRSQDNKYDVGGGDKFDSLSDLIEHYKRNPMVETSGSVVHLRQPFNATRINASGIESRVRQLHKENGCSNGWLWNGATSSNEGGTGRGKGKAGFWEEFESLQQLECRHLFSRKEGLRPENRAKNRYKNILPFDHTRVRLKDVDPNIPGADYINANYIKNEEGDGSTGGINTGSDGGSFNKCYIATQGCLPNTIQDFWHMVYQENTRVIVMTTKEMERGKNKCARYWPEEGEIAEYGGEWKVRALSRTSTADYTLREFLLHGNKSGFAESRRIYHYHFQAWPDHGVPSDPGCVLNFLHDVNARQESIAGSLASNGQTVPSIGPILVHCSAGIGRTGTFIVIDMILDQIKRHGLDCEIDIQRTIQRVRSQRSGMVQTEAQYKFVYLAVLHYIETVSQRMQAEQKSHHLGREYTNIRYKSETNATNIGDIPVPTCTTTTLSTSAHFTLPTPINNLRPK, encoded by the exons ATGGCATCTCGCAG ATGGTTTCATCCGAATATATCGGGTTTAGAAGCAGAACGCTTATTAAAAGAACGGGGTTTTGATAGTTCATTTTTAGCACGCCCAAGTTCATCTAACCCTGGTGATTTTACATTATCCGTTAG ACGGAATGGTGAAGTGACTCATATTAAAATACAAAATACAGGAGACTTCTATGATCTTTACGGTGGTGAGAAATTTGCGACTTTATCAGAACTTGTACAATTTTATATGGAAAACGGTGGACAATTGCGTGAGAAAAACGGAGATATTATCGAATTAAAATATCCATTAAATTGCGCAGATCCAACAACTGAAAG GTGGTTCCATGGCCATTTATCAGCTAAAGAAGCAGAACGTTTAATGCTGGAGCGAGGTAAAAATGGATCTTTTCTGGTTCGCGAATCCCAGAGTAAACCTGGTGACTTTGTATTATCTGTTCGTACAGATGATCGTGTTACACATGTTATAATACGATCTCAG gATAATAAATATGATGTTGGAGGAGGTGATAAATTTGATAGCTTAAGCGATCTGATAGAACATTATAAACGCAATCCAATGGTTGAAACAAGTGGAAGTGTTGTCCATTTGCG aCAACCTTTTAATGCTACTCGTATAAATGCTAGTGGCATCGAAAGTAGAGTAAGGCAATTGCATAAAGAAAATGGTTGTTCAAATGGATGGTTATGGAATGGAGCTACAAGTAGCAATGAAGGCGGAACAGGACGTGGTAAAGGAAAAGCCGGATTCTGGGAAGAATTTGAATCATTGCAACAGTTGGAATGTCGCCACTTGTTTTCTAGGAAAGAAGGCTTGCGACCCGAAAATAGAGCAAAGAATCGATATAagaatatcttaccat TTGATCACACAAGAGTGCGTTTGAAGGATGTTGATCCAAATATTCCTGGAGCTGACTATATTAATGCTAACTATATTAAG AACGAAGAAGGTGATGGGTCAACTGGTGGAATTAATACTGGTAGTGATGGTGGATCATTTAATAAATGTTACATTGCAACACAAGGTTGTCTTCCAAATACTATTCAAGATTTTTGGCATATGGTGTATCAAGAAAACACACGAGTGATAGTTATGACTACTAAAGAGATGGAAAGGGGAAAA AATAAGTGTGCTCGTTACTGGCCAGAGGAAGGTGAAATTGCAGAATATGGAGGCGAATGGAAAGTACGTGCCCTATCTCGTACTTCAACGGCCGATTATACATTACGAGAATTCTTATTACACGGAAACAAGTCAGGTTTTGCAGAGTCCAGAAGGATTTATCATTACCATTTTCAA GCATGGCCCGATCATGGCGTTCCATCTGATCCCGGATGCGTATTAAATTTTCTTCATGATGTTAATGCGAGGCAAGAATCAATTGCTGGTTCTTTAGCTTCAAATGGTCAAACTGTTCCAAGTATAGGACCGATTCTTGTACACTGTAGCGCTGGGATTGGTAGAACTGGAACTTTTATTGTTATCGATATGATTCTTGATCAAATTAAACGCCATg GTTTGGATTGTGAGATTGATATTCAAAGAACAATTCAAAGAGTACGTTCACAAAGGTCAGGAATGGTTCAAACAGAAGCACAATACAAATTCGTTTATCTTGCTGTATTACACTATATCGAAACTGTGTCACAACGTATGCAAGCAGAACAG AAATCTCATCACTTAGGTCGAGAGTATACTAATATTCGTTACAAAAGTGAAACAAATGCTACAAATATTGGTGATATTCCAGTCCCTACATGTACTACAACCACCCTATCAACATCGGCACATTTTACATTACCCACTCCTATCAATAATTTGAGGCCAAAGTAA
- the LOC143425122 gene encoding tyrosine-protein phosphatase non-receptor type 11 isoform X2, with protein MASRRWFHPNISGLEAERLLKERGFDSSFLARPSSSNPGDFTLSVRRNGEVTHIKIQNTGDFYDLYGGEKFATLSELVQFYMENGGQLREKNGDIIELKYPLNCADPTTERWFHGHLSAKEAERLMLERGKNGSFLVRESQSKPGDFVLSVRTDDRVTHVIIRSQDNKYDVGGGDKFDSLSDLIEHYKRNPMVETSGSVVHLRQPFNATRINASGIESRVRQLHKENGCSNGWLWNGATSSNEGGTGRGKGKAGFWEEFESLQQLECRHLFSRKEGLRPENRAKNRYKNILPFDHTRVRLKDVDPNIPGADYINANYIKNEEGDGSTGGINTGSDGGSFNKCYIATQGCLPNTIQDFWHMVYQENTRVIVMTTKEMERGKNKCARYWPEEGEIAEYGGEWKVRALSRTSTADYTLREFLLHGNKSGFAESRRIYHYHFQAWPDHGVPSDPGCVLNFLHDVNARQESIAGSLASNGQTVPSIGPILVHCSAGIGRTGTFIVIDMILDQIKRHGLDCEIDIQRTIQRVRSQRSGMVQTEAQYKFVYLAVLHYIETVSQRMQAEQVIAKISSLRSRVY; from the exons ATGGCATCTCGCAG ATGGTTTCATCCGAATATATCGGGTTTAGAAGCAGAACGCTTATTAAAAGAACGGGGTTTTGATAGTTCATTTTTAGCACGCCCAAGTTCATCTAACCCTGGTGATTTTACATTATCCGTTAG ACGGAATGGTGAAGTGACTCATATTAAAATACAAAATACAGGAGACTTCTATGATCTTTACGGTGGTGAGAAATTTGCGACTTTATCAGAACTTGTACAATTTTATATGGAAAACGGTGGACAATTGCGTGAGAAAAACGGAGATATTATCGAATTAAAATATCCATTAAATTGCGCAGATCCAACAACTGAAAG GTGGTTCCATGGCCATTTATCAGCTAAAGAAGCAGAACGTTTAATGCTGGAGCGAGGTAAAAATGGATCTTTTCTGGTTCGCGAATCCCAGAGTAAACCTGGTGACTTTGTATTATCTGTTCGTACAGATGATCGTGTTACACATGTTATAATACGATCTCAG gATAATAAATATGATGTTGGAGGAGGTGATAAATTTGATAGCTTAAGCGATCTGATAGAACATTATAAACGCAATCCAATGGTTGAAACAAGTGGAAGTGTTGTCCATTTGCG aCAACCTTTTAATGCTACTCGTATAAATGCTAGTGGCATCGAAAGTAGAGTAAGGCAATTGCATAAAGAAAATGGTTGTTCAAATGGATGGTTATGGAATGGAGCTACAAGTAGCAATGAAGGCGGAACAGGACGTGGTAAAGGAAAAGCCGGATTCTGGGAAGAATTTGAATCATTGCAACAGTTGGAATGTCGCCACTTGTTTTCTAGGAAAGAAGGCTTGCGACCCGAAAATAGAGCAAAGAATCGATATAagaatatcttaccat TTGATCACACAAGAGTGCGTTTGAAGGATGTTGATCCAAATATTCCTGGAGCTGACTATATTAATGCTAACTATATTAAG AACGAAGAAGGTGATGGGTCAACTGGTGGAATTAATACTGGTAGTGATGGTGGATCATTTAATAAATGTTACATTGCAACACAAGGTTGTCTTCCAAATACTATTCAAGATTTTTGGCATATGGTGTATCAAGAAAACACACGAGTGATAGTTATGACTACTAAAGAGATGGAAAGGGGAAAA AATAAGTGTGCTCGTTACTGGCCAGAGGAAGGTGAAATTGCAGAATATGGAGGCGAATGGAAAGTACGTGCCCTATCTCGTACTTCAACGGCCGATTATACATTACGAGAATTCTTATTACACGGAAACAAGTCAGGTTTTGCAGAGTCCAGAAGGATTTATCATTACCATTTTCAA GCATGGCCCGATCATGGCGTTCCATCTGATCCCGGATGCGTATTAAATTTTCTTCATGATGTTAATGCGAGGCAAGAATCAATTGCTGGTTCTTTAGCTTCAAATGGTCAAACTGTTCCAAGTATAGGACCGATTCTTGTACACTGTAGCGCTGGGATTGGTAGAACTGGAACTTTTATTGTTATCGATATGATTCTTGATCAAATTAAACGCCATg GTTTGGATTGTGAGATTGATATTCAAAGAACAATTCAAAGAGTACGTTCACAAAGGTCAGGAATGGTTCAAACAGAAGCACAATACAAATTCGTTTATCTTGCTGTATTACACTATATCGAAACTGTGTCACAACGTATGCAAGCAGAACAGGTAATTGCTA AAATCTCATCACTTAGGTCGAGAGTATACTAA
- the Ifc gene encoding delta4-sphingolipid-FADS-like protein ifc, with protein sequence MGQHVSRTDFEWVYTEEPHASRRKIILEKYPQIKKLFGYDPKFKWVVTGMVLVQFISMFIVRNLSYPMLFLVAYCFGGVINHSLMLAIHEIAHNLAFGHARPRANKLFGYFANLPVGIPVAASFKKYHLIHHRYQGDEVLDTDLPTLLEAKLFCTTFGKFCWVCLQPFFYAFRPLVVYPLAPTLPEFINLIIQLTFDGLVWYFLGGKVLVYLLCGSAMAMGLHPVAGHFISEHYMYRKGFETYSYYGPLNWITFNVGYHNEHHDFPAVPGSRLPEVKRIAPEFYDNLPQHNSWVSVLYDFVMDPDIGPYARMKRKHKGLAS encoded by the exons ATGGGACAACACGTCTCGCGAACCGACTTTGAGTGGGTTTATACGGAAGAGCCGCACGCCTCCCGACGTAAAATTATTTTAG AAAAATATCCGCAAATAAAGAAACTGTTCGGGTACGATCCAAAGTTTAAATGGGTGGTAACAGGAATGGTTTTAGTCCAATTTATTTCAATGTTTATCGTGAGAAATTTAAGTTATCCAATGTTGTTCCTTGTAGCGTACTGTTTTGGAGGTGTAATTAATCATTCCCTTATGTTGG CAATACACGAAATAGCACACAATCTTGCTTTTGGACACGCTAGACCCAGAGCTAATAAATTGTTTGGATATTTCGCTAATTTACCTGTAGGCATACCAGTAGCTGCTAGCTTTAAAAAGTATCACCTTATACATCATCGT TATCAAGGAGATGAAGTATTAGATACTGATTTACCAACATTATTAGAGGCAAAATTATTTTGTACAACATTTGGGAAATTTTGTTGGGTGTGCCTACAGCCATTCTTTTATGCATTTAGACCTCTTGTTGTTTATCCATTGGCACCTACATTACCAGAATTTATAAATTTGATAATACAACTTACTTTCGATGGGTTGGTATGGTACTTTCTAG GCGGAAAAGTCTTAGTTTATTTACTTTGCGGATCAGCTATGGCAATGGGGTTGCATCCTGTAGCTGGTCATTTTATATCAGAGCATTATATGTATAGAAAAGGTTTTGAAACGTATAGTTACTATGGTCCATTAAATTGGATCACGTTTAATGTTGGATACCATAATGAACATCATGATTTTCCTGCAGTTCCTGGCTCCAGACTACCAGAG GTGAAACGAATAGCTCCTGAATTTTATGATAATTTACCACAACATAACTCATGGGTGTCTGTGCTGTATGATTTCGTTATGGATCCTGATATAGGTCCATATGCAAGAATGAAGCGAAAACATAAGGGACTTGCTTCATAA